In Bacillota bacterium, the genomic stretch GGTCCTGCGTGATGGCAATTCCCATAGCCAGCACCGACGCGGTACTCCCGATATCCCCCTGCCGTTCATAAAGCCTTATCATCACGACGGTGCTGCTCATTGCCACCACACATCCCGCCACCAGCGCAGGGAACCATTCCCAGCCCAGCAGGGTCATCAGCAGGTAGCCCAAAAGAATCGAGAGTGCAATCTGTATCCCGCCCGCCACAGCCAGCCTGCCCCCCGATCGCAACAGGTCACGCAGGGAGAGCTCCATCCCCACCACAAACATCATCAACGCGACACCGAGCTCGGATACGGTGTGTACGGCAGCAGAATCCATGTGCAGCACCGGGTTGAGCACCCCCAGCAATACCCCCGCGCTGATGTAGCCGATGATGACAGGCACGCGCAGCCGATGGGCAGCCGCCCCGCCAATCAGCGCGGCAACAATGGTGGCGATAATCGCCATGAAGAGTGGATGACCCAGTGAAATCATACTTCCATTGTACAGGAAAGTATGGTGAAAAAGAAGCCTTGACAAAAGCCATAAAAAGATGTATACTTTTGTATACTATTCTGTGTGGAGGGAACACTGTTGAGAGGACACGAGCGATATGTGAACCTGGAAGCGTTGTCTGACCTGTTGTTGCAACTGGCAGGGCGTGACGAACACTATCCTGCCTACTCGGAGGCGCGCACCACGAAGCGTGAGCAGATAGACGCGCAGTGGGCATCGCGCCTGTATCCTCTGCATCACCATGCTCAGGTGGACGCGGTGGGATTTCTGCGACGGCGCGAGATTGCCATCATGCTGCAAGTAGCCCCTTTGACCCCGCGCCAGCGTCAGGTGATCGAGCTTTTCCTGCGGGGTTACACTTTCGAAGAGATAGGAAAGTACTGGGGTATCAGCAAGCAGGCAGCGCACAAGCTGTTTCTCCGCGCCTGCGAAGCCATCCGACGGTGCTGGCAGGAACATCCTCTGCATGGGTTGACGCTGACATACAGCGAAAGCACCCTGCGTCACTACGCCCGACGCACGCGCTGGCTGAACCGCGAGGAAGAAGCAGAATAACCCTGCAAGAGCGGTACCGCGCATGATAGCAAGGTGCAACCTCCTGCGAGCGGTAAGCCGTTTGCTCGTTTTCTCCTGACCATAGCGGGAAGACGGGGGAGGGCTTAGCTCGTCAGGAGGTTCGCCCCCCCTGCAAGAGTCTCAACCGACCGCTTTTGCCTCTGTCGCGGCGTGTTTGTTCAGCGAATCTTCGGTAACCTGCCTCATTGCGCCCTGATGGTGTGACTTCTTACGGCATAAACCTCTACCTCTCCCAGCAGACCGGATGGGCGCAAGGGGTCATCTTTCTGCCAGTGCTTCCAGGTGGTGAAGGTCAACCTTTGTGGCACGGGACGCGGTTTGCCTTCCACGAACCAGTGTGGGAAGGCTTTCAGCTGGCTTCCCTGCCATTCGCAGTCGTCAGGGTACTGCTCGTCACCGATGAGGCGGTTGACCCACAGGTTGGTTACGTGTACCTCCAGCCTGTTCAGACCCGGGCGGACAACGTCGGTAATGTCCACACGGAACGGTGGTTTCCACAGAATGCCCAGGTACTTGCCGTTCAGCCACACCTCGCACAGGTTTTTGACCTCGCCCAGCGACAGATACAGCCGCTGGTTGGGCACAATCCATGAGGGCGGTATCTGCAACGCCTTTTCATAGCGGGCAGTTCCGGAGAAGTAGCGCACGCCCGGGTGCGGATGCTCCGTCCACGAAATCAGGCGGTCAAACACCACTTTCTCCGGCGCGCCCCGGCCCTTCGGGAAGCGCACCGTCCATTTGCCTGTTACCGGCATCACCTGTGCAGACCTGTCGTTGCGGACACGGATGGTTTTTCCGGATGGCAGGCGCAGGGTGTAGTCTCCTGCTCGCCATGCCAGCAGCTCTACCCTGGCATTCGGCAGGAGACGGACAGAGTAAGCGGGTATTGCGCCTGCCGTTTCGCGGGCAGGGATGTCGAGGTCGGCGTTCTCATTGACGATGATACTGTATTCTTTGCCGTCCAGCGTATACTCCACGCGCAGGCGCTTGTAGTGGAAGGGGGTAGGATCTCCGCCCATGGTGATGTTGTTCACGTTCACGGAGAGCGTACCGTTGCGTACCATCGCCTGCAAACGGGCGGTGACATCGGCAGACCCCGCTCCGTCGACCGCCTCATATACTGCCCTGCGGATGACCAGTTGCGAGGGGCGAGCTGTCTTGCCCACACCCGGAGCCTGTACCGTCGCAAAGTGCAGGGTCGGCGACAACCGCTTGCGGAACACCACGAACACCGACCCTGCCGGGTCCAGTCGCAGAGGAACCACCGTGCGCCCACCAACCACCCGATAAACGAGCGCAGGCTCGGTTTTGCCGGTGTCGGGGTACCAGAGCTCGGGCACTTTGCCTGCCACCCGGAACGTGCATTCCAGGTCCTCCGTGCGATACCGCTGGTTGGAGACGAAGTAAAGGTCTGTGTCGCCCACCACGCGGTGAATGAAATCGATTCGGGTGCCGGGAGATGCTTCAAAGTCGGGGGGAACACGCATCCCTGCAAGCACCTGCTCGACCGATTTGCCCCAGACGACCTTGCCCTTGCCGTAAGCGTGTTCCTTCACCTTCACGCCATCGCAGTTGCCCCAGACCTCATCTGCCAGGCGGCGAACCTCTTGGTCACACTGCGGGTATCTGCTCAAGCTGGGCGACTTTTCGGGCTTCGGACCGATGACCACCGCTCCTGCCCGCACCAGCTCTGCCACCTTACGCAGCACGCGCGGCGTCATGAAGCGGCTGTCGGGCAACACCAGCACACGGTAGGTCATCCCGCTGGGCAGGACTATTCTTCCGTTGCGCACCGTTGCTCTCAGCAACACCTCTTTGTTCAGGCAGTCGTAGTCGTAGCCTTTCGCCCGCAAATCGGGTCGGAAGGGTGCGGAAATCGGCTGGTGTTCGCCCACGTATATCGCGATGTCCGCCACGAACCGCCCCTGCTGCAGCAGATACTGGCAGCGGGCAAGGTATTTCAGCCACGCTCTGCCCGGCTCCCACCAGGTGTTGGTGCGCTCAAAGTGAAAGCCCCAGGGACCCATCGTCATGCCGGGCTTGACGTTCAGCCATGGCTGGTGTGCGTAGCGATGGAAGATGAAACGGTTGACGCCCAGGCAGAAGATATGGTCGCCCAGAGCTTTCATGGAGTAGGGGTCGTTCTGCCACCTGCCCAGCTCGGGGGTGGCGGTGAAAGCCTCCGCCCCGACGATTGTCCTGCCGTAGATGTGCGCGGCGGAAGCAGCGAGCTTGGCGGTTTCGTGTGCGCCGCCGCCTATCCAGAACTCGCCCATGGGGATGTCGGCACGTCCGCCGGCGGCAAGGTCGTCGAACGTGCCGTTGCCGTACGGTTCGGTGGAGAAAAGCAATCCGTGCTTGCGGCACAGCTCGGAAAAGTGCCCGTAGTAGTTTTCCACGAACATCTCCGACACGGTCTGGCGTACATCCCACAGGAATCGCTCGGAGATTTCCGGTGAACCCACCACGTATCCCGCGAACACCGGCAGGAAAGGCAGCAGGTCATAGCCCCGCCGACGGTAGAACTCCTCACGGAAGCGGGGCGTCCAGTTCTGGCTGCCGACTTCGTAGCTGTCCACCAGCGCATTGTTCAACGTTTTACCCGCCAGCGCCCCGATGTCGCGCAGCACCGTCGCCATCATGCCGTCGTTCCAGAACGCGTCCAGTGCTTCCTTGCTGAGCTTGTCTACCTCCAGTCCCCGTCCTTCCGGTGTGGCGGGGTGGTTATCCTTGCCGGTGGGCGTGTAGCCGATGCGCAGGATGGTCCAGTCGCCTTCCGGTACATCCCACGTCAGCCTTCCGTCTGCGTCCAGCAAGGCAGTGAGATTCCACACCTTTTCAGCGGGAACGACGCTCTCGGCAGAGGCACCGGATTCAGCAACCGGCTGGATGCCGTCCTGTCGCTCGTATGCCGCTTTGCCGCGCAGGTTGTGGATGCGCAGGTTGCCTGTGGGGGTGGGGAAGGCAAGCACGGCGATATCGCGGTAGAACCCCGCTCTTCTTTCCGGTTGAGGTAGCTGCTCGGAAAAGCGTTGCGGTCCCTGCACCTGCACTGCCCGCGTGACCACAATCAGCATCGCGTGCTCGGGCTTGACCCACGGACCGCCGCTACTCGACCATCCGGCGCAGTTGTGGATGCACAGCTCCAGTCCGAGCCGGTTCGCCTCTTTCACGGCGTGTCGTATCATCTCGCGCCAGCGGTCGCTCATGAAGGTCACGCCGCCGGAAGGCACACCCACATCCACGTTGAATATCTGCGCTCCGCCGACGCCCACGCGCTTCATCGCCTCCAGGTCGGCGGTGATACCTTCTTTGGCGATATTATCATTCACCCAGTGCCACCAGGTATGCGGTTTCGCGGAGTTGGGAGGGTTGCGGAAGCCCTCCTCGAGCGAATCCGCCTGGCTCATACTCACAAACAGAGCACACACAAAGAGGGAGGTCCACAAAACCTTCATGGCGCGCGTCATCTCCACCTCCTACCGGGTGTTGTGTTAAGGACTGGTTCGATGCTTCGCCAAAGGGCAAGAGGTTCCTACCTGCGCTCATCCTTTACAATCTTGACAACTTCTGCGGCTGGAGGTGTTCGTTCGCGCAATGGTCGCCGCTTTTCGTTTTCATCTTCCAGATTGCTTGACAAATCTCGGTTGAGACACCTATAATGGGGGCGGCTTAAGGAGCCATATCTCTGAGGGAAAGGAGTGTGCAACATGCTTTGGCGCTTTGTAACCCGGTTCGCTTTGCTCCTCGTGTTCGTCATCCAGATAACGCCACTGTACGCGCAGGGGACCCCCGACATCGTGTGGATGGTCAAACAGCACACCAGCTGGGTAAACGCGCTCAGCTTCACCGCAGATGGCAGCCTGCTGGCATCGGGCAGCGAAGACACCACCGCCAAAGTCTATCGCGCTTCTGATGGTGCACTGCTCAGGAACTTCTCATGCGGCACAGCAGTTCGCGGGCTGGCGATTGCGCCCGATGGCAGCACCCTCACCGATGTGCTGTTCGAGCGCACCGTGCAGTTCTGGAACGTGACCGGCGGCAATCTGCTCGCCAGCTTCCTGGGGCACAGCGCGTATATGTACGCCGCGCGCTATGTGCCTGACGGCAGTCTGGTGGCTACCGGCGGTACCGATGGTCTCATCAAGTTCTGGCAGATACCCAACAACACGCCGGTGAGAACCATCAGCAGCCCCGAGTGGATTCGGTGCATCGCCTTCTCTGCGGACGGTAGCCTGGTCGCTTCAGGAGGGCAGAACGGGGGCATCCGCATCTGGCGGATGTCGGATGGTGTGCTGGTACGCACAATGACAGGGCATGGCAGCGGAATCACCGCAGTCGACTTCTCGCCGGACGGAAGCCTGCTG encodes the following:
- a CDS encoding DUF3395 domain-containing protein; protein product: MTRAMKVLWTSLFVCALFVSMSQADSLEEGFRNPPNSAKPHTWWHWVNDNIAKEGITADLEAMKRVGVGGAQIFNVDVGVPSGGVTFMSDRWREMIRHAVKEANRLGLELCIHNCAGWSSSGGPWVKPEHAMLIVVTRAVQVQGPQRFSEQLPQPERRAGFYRDIAVLAFPTPTGNLRIHNLRGKAAYERQDGIQPVAESGASAESVVPAEKVWNLTALLDADGRLTWDVPEGDWTILRIGYTPTGKDNHPATPEGRGLEVDKLSKEALDAFWNDGMMATVLRDIGALAGKTLNNALVDSYEVGSQNWTPRFREEFYRRRGYDLLPFLPVFAGYVVGSPEISERFLWDVRQTVSEMFVENYYGHFSELCRKHGLLFSTEPYGNGTFDDLAAGGRADIPMGEFWIGGGAHETAKLAASAAHIYGRTIVGAEAFTATPELGRWQNDPYSMKALGDHIFCLGVNRFIFHRYAHQPWLNVKPGMTMGPWGFHFERTNTWWEPGRAWLKYLARCQYLLQQGRFVADIAIYVGEHQPISAPFRPDLRAKGYDYDCLNKEVLLRATVRNGRIVLPSGMTYRVLVLPDSRFMTPRVLRKVAELVRAGAVVIGPKPEKSPSLSRYPQCDQEVRRLADEVWGNCDGVKVKEHAYGKGKVVWGKSVEQVLAGMRVPPDFEASPGTRIDFIHRVVGDTDLYFVSNQRYRTEDLECTFRVAGKVPELWYPDTGKTEPALVYRVVGGRTVVPLRLDPAGSVFVVFRKRLSPTLHFATVQAPGVGKTARPSQLVIRRAVYEAVDGAGSADVTARLQAMVRNGTLSVNVNNITMGGDPTPFHYKRLRVEYTLDGKEYSIIVNENADLDIPARETAGAIPAYSVRLLPNARVELLAWRAGDYTLRLPSGKTIRVRNDRSAQVMPVTGKWTVRFPKGRGAPEKVVFDRLISWTEHPHPGVRYFSGTARYEKALQIPPSWIVPNQRLYLSLGEVKNLCEVWLNGKYLGILWKPPFRVDITDVVRPGLNRLEVHVTNLWVNRLIGDEQYPDDCEWQGSQLKAFPHWFVEGKPRPVPQRLTFTTWKHWQKDDPLRPSGLLGEVEVYAVRSHTIRAQ